GTAGAGGTACAGGGAGATGGTCAGCCACTGGCTGTTGGACCCTCCGGTCCCGTACTGGTCATACATCCGCGGCTCGTCGAAGATCTGCAGGCCGCCGATGGTGGAGGTGATGACGACGAAGATGAGCGTCGGGCGCAGGCTCGGCAGCGTGATGGCGAAGAACTGGCGGAACCGGCCCGCGCCGTCCACCGTCGCGGCCTCGTAGTAGTCGCGGGGGATCGCCTGCATCGCGGCCAGCAGGATCAGCGTGTTGTAGCCCGTCCAGCGGAAGTTCACCATCGTGGCGATCGCGATGTGACTGGCGAAAGCGTTGGTGTGCCACGGGATCGGCTCCAGGCCGATTCCCTGAAGCGCGGTGTTGACGAGGCCGTACCGGTCACCGAACAGATTCGAGAAGATGAGTGCGACGGCGACGGGCGCGACGACGTACGGCAACAGCACTCCCATGCGCCAGAAGGTCTTCGCCCGCAGGTTCTGGTCCAGGAGCGCGGCGAGGAACACCGCGAACACCATCTGAGGAACGCTGGAGAGCAGGAAGATGCTGAACGTGTTGCGGAGGGCGATCCAGAACTTCGGCTGCCCCAGCACGTAGGCGTACTGGTCGAAGCCGATCCAGGTGCCCGTGCCGCGGACCTGGTCCCAGTCCATGAACGAGATGACCGCCGTATAGGCGATGGGGAAGAGACCCACGACGAGGAACAGCAGGAAGAACGGCGAAATATAGAGGTAGGGCGAGAACTTCAGGTCCCAGCGCGAAAGGCGCGCCCCGAAGCCGAAACGCCGCGGCGTGGCAGTGGTCATGACAGGTCCTAGAGGGTTGTCCGGGCAGGAAGGCGGGAAACGGGCGGGGCCGCCCTGGTGTACGGAAGGCGGCCCCGCAGCGGCGTTACTTCAGTGCCGTGACTTCGTCGGTCCACTGCTTCCAGGAGGTCTCCGCGTCCTGGGTTCGTTCCTCGACGCGGGTCAGGGCCTTCTGCATCGCGTCGTTGATCGGGAAGTAGCGCTGTCCCTTGAACGGCGCCACCGTCACGGCCTTCGCGCGCTCCGACAGGATCTTGCCGACAGGCGCATTGTTGAAGTACTTGTCGGTCGCCCCGAGCAGCGTCTTGTCAGCGAGCCCCTTCTGCTGGCTCGGGAAGGTTCCGGCGTTGGAGAACGCCTTGATCTGCTGGGCAGGGTCCGTCAGCCAGTCCGCAAGCTCCTGGGCGGCTTTGACGTTCTTCCCGTTCTTCGGCACCGTCAGGTAGGAGCCGCCCCAGTTGCCGCCCCCGTTGGGGAACACATTGGCGATGTCCCAACCCTTGACGCCCTTGGCGTTGCCCGAGATGACGCCCAGCATCCATCCGGGGCAGAGCATCGTGGCGAAGGAGCCGTTCGACAGGCCCTTCATCCAGTCCGGCGACCACTGGCTGAGGTGTGCGGACTGCGTCTTGCTGGCCTTCAGGACCTTGTCATAGGCCGTCTTGACCTGGGCGTTCGTCGTCGCGATGACCTCACCACTCTTGGGGTCCTCGTACGCGGCTTCAATCTGGTTCACGATGCCCTGGTAGGTCCCGCCGGCCGAGTCGAAGAACGGCTTGCCCGTCGCGGCGGTGTACTTCGCACCCACCTCGAAGTAGTGGTCCCAGTCGCCCTGGAGAAGCTTCGCCACGGCTTCGCGGTCGGTCGGGAGGCCGGCTGCGGCGAACAGATCGCTGCGGTAGCAGACACCTTCCGGCCCGATGTCGGTGCCGTAGCCGATGAGGTTTCCGTCTTTGTCCGTGGCGGCTGCGGACTTCCAGTCGAGCCAGCGGTCCTTGAGCTTCGCGTCGACCGGTGCGAGCAGATCGGAGTACTTCATGACTTCG
The nucleotide sequence above comes from Arthrobacter woluwensis. Encoded proteins:
- a CDS encoding carbohydrate ABC transporter permease, with amino-acid sequence MTTATPRRFGFGARLSRWDLKFSPYLYISPFFLLFLVVGLFPIAYTAVISFMDWDQVRGTGTWIGFDQYAYVLGQPKFWIALRNTFSIFLLSSVPQMVFAVFLAALLDQNLRAKTFWRMGVLLPYVVAPVAVALIFSNLFGDRYGLVNTALQGIGLEPIPWHTNAFASHIAIATMVNFRWTGYNTLILLAAMQAIPRDYYEAATVDGAGRFRQFFAITLPSLRPTLIFVVITSTIGGLQIFDEPRMYDQYGTGGSNSQWLTISLYLYNIGWGEWNFGRAAALAWLLFLIVLVIGAINMLITRALVRTDGDQR
- a CDS encoding ABC transporter substrate-binding protein, whose amino-acid sequence is MKLTARRFVIPAAAAVAAASLVLTGCSSGNTQADPNAPVTLTVATFNDFGYTDALLKEYTASHPNVKIVHNRAATSNEARENYFQKIGKAGLADVEAIEVDWLPEVMKYSDLLAPVDAKLKDRWLDWKSAAATDKDGNLIGYGTDIGPEGVCYRSDLFAAAGLPTDREAVAKLLQGDWDHYFEVGAKYTAATGKPFFDSAGGTYQGIVNQIEAAYEDPKSGEVIATTNAQVKTAYDKVLKASKTQSAHLSQWSPDWMKGLSNGSFATMLCPGWMLGVISGNAKGVKGWDIANVFPNGGGNWGGSYLTVPKNGKNVKAAQELADWLTDPAQQIKAFSNAGTFPSQQKGLADKTLLGATDKYFNNAPVGKILSERAKAVTVAPFKGQRYFPINDAMQKALTRVEERTQDAETSWKQWTDEVTALK